CCGACCACTGGGTCGGGAGAAGAAGTGTGCGCCGGATTATGCGCAGTGCCGCGGTTGCGCTACGTTAGGAAAGACTGATCTCGCTGAGGTCGTTTGTAGAGCAAGGGGCATTTGCTATGGATAATCTGGTACTGAGCATTAAAAGTCTTATGCACTGCAGCGCATAATGCTTCACCCCGGCTGTACCCCAAATACGACCCCAGCGCTGCGGGTATCGGTTGACCGTGAGGATTGGTCAAAAGCGCGTTACTTCAATTGGCTAAACGACAAATATCGCGTACATGGCAACTAGTTTTGGATGTCGCTACCACGGACGAAACGGAAATATTGATGGGTCTGGAGACGATTCGAGAGAGGCGCCGCGAGACTCTATCACCTACCGATTAAGATCCCAATCCAATACTACCGAGGAAGTACACAGCCCATTATCGGTTCCTCGATGAACGCCGTAACCGTTTTCCGCGATCGGAGTAAGAATGTAACGCCATGACCGATCTTGCCGTTTACGCCAGTTTATTTATCGTCGCCCTGGCGGCAGCGACACTTCTGCCGTTGCAATCCGAAGCGCTACTGGCTGGACTGCTGCTGGCGCAATCGCAATCGATTTGGCTGCTGTGAAGAAAGCCGCAATGAGTTACGCCAACGGTTTGTCCGAACCCGTGTCGCTCCCGTAGCGGTTCGTATTTAGATCGACGGAAAATTACGGAAAGGTCAGACATGCTTCTGGGTGTCGTCCTTGATATCACCATATCCGGCCTGAATTTTACCGCCGGTTTTTTTGGCACGCCCTTTCGCTTCTAACGACTTGTTGCCGAAAAGCTTGCCGGTGATTTCCTTGAGCTTACCTGTCGCTTGGCTGATTCGACCTTTGAGTTGATGGCTATTCATGAGCACCTCCTGTCAGGCTGGCTGGGGCAGTAGCCTGTAATTCAAATCTGTGAATGGAGTATGGGCGTAACAGCACGTTTACTCTGTGCGGTAGCACGCATATCGCTTTTTCTTGGCCGGCGATTAATGGGGACTATTGGGGTTCGTTGAGCAATCTGCGCTCCCCGCTTCCCTCGCAAAAAGGAGCTGCACCAAACCTGTTCGCTACCCCTCCGTCTGACGCGGTCATCGGAAGCCATGGCGCCCATCGGTTAAGCAAGCTTGTCATCGGCGACATGATAATGCGGGTCTTCGAGCACATTTACCTCAATCATTCCTTTGGCCTTGTCCAGCAGCTCGAGGCAGTCGGCGCTGAGGTGACGCAGATGCAACCGCTTACCTGCTTGCTGATAACGGTCGGCCAACACATCGATTGCTTCCAGCGCGGAGTGATCGACGACACGCGCGCGGCGGAACTCGATGACGACGTCCGCTGGATCGTCTTTGGTCGAGAACAGTTTCTGGAATTCGGCCACCGACGCAAAGAACAGCGACCCTTCGAGCTCGTAGACCTTCCAACCGCTTTCATCCGTATAGGTTTGGACCTTGATGCGCTTGGCATGCTCCCAGGCAAATACCAAGGCTGAAACAATGACACCGACGACCACGGCGACAGCCAAATTAACCGCTACCGTTACCGCTGCGACCAGCAGCCCGACAACGATATCCGGCGTCGGTACTTTGCCGAACAAGCGAAAGCTGCCCCACTCAAACGTCTTGCCGACGACAACGAACATCACGCCGATCAGCGTCGCCAGGGGAATGCGCTCGATCCACTCGGAGCCGTATAAGATAAAACTGAGCAAGAACAGCGCCATGGCAATACCGGATAAACGCCGGGTCGCACCGTTACCGACATTGATCATGCTCTGACCAATCATGGCGCAGCCGCCCATGCCGCCGAAGAAGCCGGTCACGACGTTC
The window above is part of the Gammaproteobacteria bacterium genome. Proteins encoded here:
- a CDS encoding CsbD family protein, giving the protein MNSHQLKGRISQATGKLKEITGKLFGNKSLEAKGRAKKTGGKIQAGYGDIKDDTQKHV